The following are from one region of the Nitrospirota bacterium genome:
- a CDS encoding ABC transporter ATP-binding protein, protein MSDNSAILVDNVYFKYPDGREVLKGISCNIRKGEKVALIGPNGAGKSTFMSQLNGVLMSSSGRVVIDGIELSRDNLAKVRRSIGIVFQDPDDQLFCPTVFDDVAFGPLNLGLSRDTIEARVKDALELVGLSGFENRSSFHLSFGERKRLALATVLSYQPEVLVFDEPSTNMDPLSRRRLIEWLKSSDKTILLCTHDLDIALEVCSRSLLLSGGKIVADGPSSEILYDREMLESHSLELPLAVRTHELLHDMLHKAEMDEEHRSIIKSFLHAHRHIHGVDQHGHAHLHAHEHGHGHLHEPVQESHIHELGHDKGDHVHTGDEVPHSHDKNPEEETLSVTGQSGKTRKKWFRRGHPHGEGFHTH, encoded by the coding sequence ATGTCTGATAATAGTGCAATATTGGTTGATAATGTCTACTTCAAGTATCCTGACGGCAGAGAGGTATTGAAAGGCATCTCCTGTAATATCAGGAAGGGAGAGAAGGTTGCGCTTATAGGGCCTAACGGGGCGGGTAAGTCAACTTTTATGAGCCAGTTGAACGGTGTCCTGATGTCGAGCAGCGGGCGCGTCGTTATTGACGGCATCGAACTTAGCCGCGATAATCTGGCAAAGGTCAGGCGCAGTATCGGGATTGTATTTCAGGACCCGGATGATCAACTATTTTGTCCTACTGTTTTTGATGATGTTGCATTTGGGCCGCTGAATCTCGGCCTTTCAAGGGATACAATTGAGGCTCGGGTGAAAGACGCACTTGAACTGGTTGGACTTTCCGGTTTTGAAAACCGTTCATCCTTTCACCTCTCTTTTGGAGAGAGAAAGAGGCTGGCGCTTGCAACGGTTCTATCTTACCAGCCAGAGGTACTGGTGTTTGATGAACCTTCTACCAACATGGATCCACTTAGCCGCCGCCGTCTTATAGAGTGGCTTAAGTCATCTGACAAGACGATCCTCTTGTGCACACATGATCTTGATATTGCGCTTGAGGTCTGCAGCCGGAGCCTCCTTTTAAGCGGCGGGAAAATTGTTGCCGACGGTCCTTCTTCAGAGATACTCTATGACAGGGAGATGCTCGAGTCGCACAGCCTCGAACTTCCACTTGCAGTAAGGACACATGAACTCCTTCATGATATGCTGCACAAGGCTGAAATGGACGAAGAGCACAGATCAATCATCAAGAGCTTTCTTCATGCCCACCGCCATATCCATGGTGTGGATCAGCATGGACATGCACACCTGCATGCCCATGAGCATGGGCACGGTCACCTTCATGAGCCTGTTCAGGAGAGCCATATACATGAACTTGGCCACGACAAGGGTGATCATGTGCACACGGGTGATGAAGTCCCTCATTCACATGATAAAAATCCGGAAGAGGAAACTTTGTCTGTTACTGGTCAGTCCGGCAAGACCAGGAAAAAATGGTTCAGGCGGGGTCATCCGCACGGAGAGGGCTTTCATACACATTAA
- a CDS encoding carbohydrate porin yields the protein MISRKSLKRSIAASAVAGAVAFSFMVTQPVAAQAAEEGGGHIIPHEIGKLNITGGITSILQGTSGIANNGDVTDFTYTLDLNFEAAVSEHGKVVVALEAGDGNGVNDNMPSLSISNYDAYITEGGGIVTPSVSQAYYEGEYMDGFLGVTVGKLDVHSLYDENAYANDETDQFLSGIFTRYPGTIFHELDSYYAPGLALTVKPADMVEFRLIGANGNGSGFDDVFDNGYIVGHANVMPKLLGRDGNYRVHVIYDARNYTDIKDPSKTNETNTSFGLSFDQEVADNIGLFARYAVMDDGIDENLVKSAISGGVSLKGSLWNRKDDVLGIAAGVLAINDKSTDSALNPDDEGHFEVYYKLGLNEHFTLTPDLQVVTNPGGDSDNDTITVYGVRAQLNF from the coding sequence ATGATTAGCAGAAAAAGTCTCAAAAGAAGCATTGCAGCATCAGCAGTAGCAGGGGCAGTTGCATTCAGTTTCATGGTTACTCAACCAGTTGCAGCTCAGGCTGCAGAAGAGGGGGGAGGTCATATAATCCCGCATGAGATAGGGAAATTAAATATTACGGGCGGTATTACGTCTATACTTCAGGGGACATCAGGCATAGCTAATAACGGTGATGTCACAGATTTTACGTATACACTGGACTTGAATTTTGAGGCTGCTGTGAGTGAGCATGGTAAAGTTGTGGTTGCCCTTGAGGCAGGAGACGGTAACGGGGTCAATGATAATATGCCGTCATTGTCCATTTCAAATTATGATGCCTATATTACTGAAGGTGGCGGGATTGTTACGCCCTCTGTATCCCAGGCATATTACGAAGGGGAATATATGGATGGTTTTCTTGGGGTTACTGTCGGTAAGCTCGATGTGCACAGCCTTTATGACGAGAACGCCTATGCAAATGACGAGACCGATCAATTCTTATCCGGTATCTTCACACGCTATCCCGGGACAATATTCCATGAACTGGATAGCTATTATGCCCCTGGTCTCGCGTTGACCGTGAAACCGGCAGACATGGTCGAATTCAGGTTAATCGGTGCCAATGGAAATGGTTCCGGTTTTGACGATGTTTTCGATAATGGCTATATCGTGGGGCATGCCAATGTAATGCCCAAGCTGCTCGGAAGGGACGGAAATTACAGGGTTCATGTAATATATGATGCAAGAAATTATACAGATATCAAAGACCCGTCTAAGACCAATGAAACCAATACCTCCTTTGGACTGAGTTTTGATCAGGAGGTTGCAGATAACATTGGTCTTTTTGCCAGATATGCTGTAATGGATGATGGCATTGATGAGAATCTGGTTAAATCTGCCATTAGCGGTGGTGTGTCTCTGAAAGGCTCTCTGTGGAACAGAAAGGATGATGTCCTTGGAATAGCCGCAGGAGTCCTTGCAATCAATGACAAGTCAACCGACTCTGCTCTCAATCCTGACGATGAGGGACATTTCGAGGTTTACTATAAACTTGGCTTAAACGAACACTTTACGCTCACCCCTGACCTTCAGGTTGTTACCAATCCAGGCGGCGATTCTGATAATGACACAATTACAGTATATGGTGTCAGGGCACAGTTGAACTTTTAA
- a CDS encoding HD-GYP domain-containing protein: MNIDDTYLRRYIRNLSIKIKYRQSPNLLCLFRHADITSDLCEADEAAPARSAYSPPFVSSDEAFESQRIRQLQVRYRDTITRLSTYIEMRDQLGAGHAFRVSGYAVAIAKALCWRREKIEELDIGAYLHDIGKICIDEEILNKVERLTLKEMRQIRRHVRVGAGMIMKIDFLRPVVPYVLYHHERYDGKGYPFRLSGKDIPVEGRILAVADTFEALMNVRPYRRAMPSELAIEELGKLAGSQLDPDVVTIFTELMGTREVTV; this comes from the coding sequence ATGAATATTGATGATACATATCTCAGGAGGTATATAAGAAACCTAAGTATTAAGATAAAGTACAGGCAGAGCCCAAATCTGCTCTGTCTTTTCAGGCATGCAGATATTACATCGGATTTGTGTGAGGCGGATGAAGCGGCGCCGGCAAGATCAGCATACAGCCCTCCTTTTGTATCAAGCGATGAAGCCTTTGAGTCACAGAGGATAAGGCAGCTTCAGGTAAGGTACAGGGATACTATAACAAGGCTCTCAACTTACATAGAAATGAGAGATCAGCTTGGCGCAGGACATGCATTCAGGGTATCAGGATATGCTGTTGCCATTGCAAAGGCCTTATGCTGGAGGCGGGAGAAGATTGAAGAGCTCGACATAGGGGCTTATCTGCATGATATAGGCAAGATCTGCATTGATGAGGAGATTTTAAATAAAGTTGAACGGCTTACACTGAAAGAGATGCGCCAGATCAGGAGACATGTGCGTGTAGGCGCAGGCATGATCATGAAGATTGATTTTCTAAGACCTGTTGTCCCATATGTCTTATATCATCATGAAAGATATGATGGAAAGGGTTACCCTTTCAGGTTATCAGGGAAGGATATTCCCGTGGAAGGAAGGATACTTGCAGTTGCCGACACATTTGAGGCCCTGATGAACGTAAGACCATACCGCAGGGCCATGCCATCAGAACTTGCAATTGAGGAACTGGGAAAGCTTGCCGGCAGTCAGCTTGACCCGGACGTTGTAACCATCTTTACTGAATTGATGGGTACGCGCGAGGTTACGGTATAA
- a CDS encoding universal stress protein, producing the protein MIEFSKILYLTDFSEPSESAAPYAISIAGKYGCRIYVAHVIEPFTYADDFGIDYGAQLREMEATARRLLDKTVASMKKTGANIESVMLSGNPSAEIVRFARDEAIDLIVMATHGRSGVEHLLMGSVAEKVVRRSPCPVMTVKKK; encoded by the coding sequence ATGATTGAATTTTCAAAGATACTCTATCTCACTGATTTCTCAGAGCCCTCAGAGTCCGCTGCGCCATATGCCATATCCATCGCCGGTAAATACGGCTGCAGGATTTACGTAGCACATGTAATTGAACCATTTACCTATGCCGACGACTTCGGCATTGATTACGGCGCTCAATTAAGGGAGATGGAGGCCACTGCCAGGAGATTGCTTGATAAAACAGTGGCCTCCATGAAGAAGACAGGCGCAAACATAGAGAGCGTAATGTTGTCAGGCAACCCTTCAGCAGAGATTGTCAGGTTTGCCAGAGATGAGGCTATTGACCTGATTGTCATGGCAACACACGGCCGGTCAGGGGTTGAACACCTCCTCATGGGAAGCGTTGCAGAAAAAGTCGTTAGAAGGTCACCCTGTCCTGTTATGACTGTAAAGAAAAAATGA
- a CDS encoding carboxypeptidase regulatory-like domain-containing protein — translation MTRLNRILSCVVISIILLLPRYSAGQLINGDFNAGLSGWGVNGDVTEEGGAAVFRTGGIYGEYGTSLYTTFVVSGDSLSFRYYFDVSGIDGILSPDFPSFPFDSFQVSIDGGNNGYVVESLPWSPAGIFAPFMIDISDFRPGTLVTLSFDLIDQDDGFTSIAAIDDAVDPIAGVPEPRTLVLLGSGLIGLYLAGRFKRQIICRLLVMIVFSAIVHGPGIAHSELIEENVDDMTRIDFTSPLFNTRTNTLSLNMTVTNIGDNAILAPLKVIITGISTPDVTVVNPDGFTPEGLPYYDLTVKIPDHELSPGEASQAVKILFYNPKRIKFRWDQDVMALVDVSTDEGLVLENICLVPGEFPPVCEYDPYDIEIRNPEFDRLSERWLPEMYRYEQVRVYAYDYEELPVSVAINGEDAVYNEEGFYYFRDIVLHEGQNLISAEVINQSGMNISRDVTLNIDTLPPNIGIIQPAPGSVVTNPELVLEGTVDDPAVAGVSLIHNYLNSSNITVRDGLFQTSVSLEPGHNNITIEASDIPGNSMAANIDIVYAYTRTSQVTGRIFHSSLGIPLAGAVVTMFPGDGEPVPVVSDKDGRFRADDINSGDVVILVEKAGYESKNIRICALGGNNIPVQDITLQPLSVSGTLTLTGQITNTAEQPVEGVTVSVQGSALSTVSDSNGIYLISAIPRSSFEANASLSGYLDSDIHVNAGAFGEETSVLVYNFILRNASYSIGISYPSDGAGIEGGSTVVTGFAGMGAMDAGVRVNGVLANVHNGYFTANGVPLANEMNSIKAEMVNEKGTLASDSIEIFRMPAFDEHEFVIHAQEAGTVPMELKVTIEEPWDVSFREVDLAAAGPAAAQVLADDSLHYTVLINAPGIYLFTFSGTDLNGNRYSRRFSFTGMTRDDAEGILRTIWGEFRGQIKSGNSDAALSKIVPQTRFGYREQFFMAGPSLPDFFSDIGDIQLVELSDNMAKARLNHGGLTHYIWFARDIYGLWNIYKF, via the coding sequence GTGACACGCTTAAACAGGATTTTATCATGTGTGGTTATAAGTATAATTTTGTTGTTGCCCCGCTATTCCGCCGGACAGCTTATTAATGGTGATTTTAATGCCGGGCTGTCGGGATGGGGTGTGAATGGTGATGTAACCGAAGAAGGAGGGGCGGCCGTCTTTCGTACAGGAGGCATCTACGGTGAGTACGGCACATCCCTCTACACGACATTTGTTGTATCAGGTGACAGCCTGAGCTTCAGATACTATTTTGATGTTAGTGGGATTGACGGTATCCTGTCGCCTGATTTTCCGTCATTTCCGTTTGATTCGTTTCAGGTAAGTATTGATGGCGGTAATAACGGTTATGTTGTTGAGTCTCTTCCATGGTCGCCGGCAGGGATATTTGCACCATTCATGATTGATATCTCGGACTTCAGGCCTGGCACCCTCGTTACCCTCAGCTTTGATTTGATTGATCAGGACGATGGCTTTACTTCGATTGCGGCAATAGACGATGCAGTGGATCCAATAGCCGGCGTACCGGAACCCCGGACACTGGTTTTATTAGGTAGTGGCCTTATAGGTCTCTATTTGGCAGGCAGGTTTAAACGTCAAATCATCTGCCGCCTCCTGGTAATGATTGTGTTCTCAGCAATAGTACATGGACCTGGTATTGCCCACAGTGAATTGATAGAAGAAAACGTTGATGACATGACAAGGATTGATTTTACATCTCCGCTGTTCAATACGAGGACTAATACGCTTTCACTCAATATGACAGTTACAAATATTGGAGACAATGCAATCCTGGCTCCATTAAAGGTTATTATCACAGGTATCAGCACCCCTGATGTGACTGTTGTCAATCCTGATGGATTCACTCCGGAAGGCCTTCCATATTATGACCTCACTGTCAAAATACCTGATCATGAACTGTCGCCAGGTGAAGCAAGCCAGGCCGTGAAAATATTATTCTATAATCCGAAGAGGATTAAGTTCAGGTGGGATCAGGATGTCATGGCCCTTGTGGATGTCAGCACAGATGAAGGGCTGGTGCTTGAAAATATATGTCTCGTGCCCGGGGAGTTTCCTCCGGTGTGTGAGTATGATCCATACGACATTGAAATCAGGAATCCGGAATTTGACAGACTTTCCGAACGCTGGCTTCCTGAGATGTATAGGTATGAACAGGTAAGGGTATATGCCTATGATTATGAAGAGCTTCCCGTCAGTGTTGCCATTAACGGCGAAGATGCTGTTTATAATGAGGAGGGCTTCTATTATTTCAGAGATATAGTATTGCATGAGGGGCAAAACCTGATATCAGCAGAGGTTATTAATCAATCAGGGATGAATATCAGCAGGGATGTGACACTTAACATTGATACCTTGCCGCCGAATATCGGGATTATTCAACCTGCTCCAGGTTCGGTTGTTACAAACCCTGAGCTGGTGCTGGAAGGGACTGTGGACGATCCTGCTGTTGCCGGTGTCTCTCTGATTCACAATTATCTCAACAGCAGTAATATTACTGTCCGGGATGGGCTGTTTCAAACGAGTGTTTCGCTTGAACCCGGTCACAATAATATAACTATTGAGGCATCGGATATCCCGGGAAATTCCATGGCCGCTAATATTGACATAGTCTATGCATACACCCGGACATCACAGGTTACAGGCCGGATATTCCACTCCTCCCTCGGCATTCCACTTGCCGGGGCAGTAGTTACGATGTTTCCCGGGGATGGTGAGCCGGTGCCGGTTGTAAGTGACAAAGACGGGAGATTCAGGGCAGATGATATAAACAGCGGGGATGTTGTCATTCTTGTTGAAAAAGCCGGTTATGAGTCAAAGAATATCAGGATATGTGCGCTGGGCGGTAATAACATACCCGTGCAGGATATAACCCTTCAGCCTTTAAGCGTTTCCGGCACATTGACACTAACAGGACAGATAACGAATACAGCTGAACAGCCTGTGGAAGGCGTGACAGTGTCTGTACAGGGATCAGCTTTAAGTACAGTCTCTGACAGTAACGGGATCTATCTTATATCAGCCATACCGCGCAGTTCCTTTGAGGCAAATGCCTCATTAAGCGGTTATCTTGATTCTGATATCCACGTGAATGCAGGCGCCTTTGGTGAAGAAACTTCCGTGTTGGTATATAACTTTATCCTCAGAAATGCCAGCTATTCAATTGGCATAAGCTATCCATCAGACGGTGCAGGCATTGAAGGCGGGAGCACAGTGGTGACAGGTTTTGCCGGCATGGGCGCTATGGATGCCGGTGTCCGTGTAAATGGTGTACTTGCCAATGTACACAACGGCTATTTCACTGCTAATGGCGTCCCCCTGGCGAATGAGATGAATTCAATTAAGGCAGAGATGGTCAATGAGAAGGGCACACTTGCATCTGATTCGATAGAAATATTCCGGATGCCTGCATTTGATGAACACGAATTTGTAATACATGCGCAGGAAGCAGGGACAGTTCCAATGGAACTTAAGGTTACCATTGAAGAGCCATGGGATGTCTCATTCAGGGAGGTTGATCTTGCGGCAGCAGGGCCGGCAGCGGCGCAGGTCCTGGCGGATGACAGCTTACACTACACGGTATTAATAAATGCACCGGGTATTTATCTTTTTACCTTCAGCGGAACAGACTTAAATGGCAACAGGTACAGCCGGCGATTTAGTTTTACGGGTATGACAAGAGATGATGCTGAAGGTATTTTGAGGACAATATGGGGCGAATTCAGGGGTCAAATCAAAAGCGGTAATTCAGATGCCGCGTTATCTAAGATCGTACCTCAGACAAGGTTCGGGTATAGAGAACAGTTTTTTATGGCAGGCCCGTCTCTGCCAGATTTCTTCAGCGACATCGGAGACATACAACTCGTGGAGCTGAGTGACAATATGGCAAAGGCAAGATTGAATCATGGTGGGCTGACACATTACATATGGTTTGCACGGGATATTTACGGATTATGGAATATATACAAATTCTGA
- the cbiM gene encoding cobalt transporter CbiM: MHIADGILSAPVLAGGFGGTAVLAAVTMRKMNLEEIPKISVMSAVFFVVNLIHVPIGPTSVHLIMNGLVGVILGPRAFAAIMLGVLLQAFLFGFGGVTVIGVNCIMLGGGALIAYFVWQLRHRFPHGSRLEVIFGALAGATGVFVSGLILALALYTSGEAYWATAGYALAAHVPVMIIEAIVVGACVTFLKKTRPDILWGHVQKV; this comes from the coding sequence ATGCATATAGCCGATGGTATTTTGTCTGCGCCTGTATTGGCAGGAGGTTTTGGCGGGACAGCGGTCCTTGCAGCAGTCACTATGCGGAAGATGAACCTTGAGGAGATACCCAAGATCTCTGTTATGTCAGCGGTCTTTTTTGTCGTCAACTTAATCCACGTCCCTATTGGCCCTACCAGTGTCCATCTCATCATGAACGGTCTCGTTGGTGTTATTCTTGGCCCCAGGGCCTTTGCTGCCATCATGCTCGGTGTCTTATTACAGGCGTTTCTCTTTGGTTTTGGCGGGGTGACTGTGATAGGGGTAAACTGTATTATGCTTGGAGGAGGGGCGTTGATTGCCTATTTCGTCTGGCAATTGAGGCACCGGTTTCCCCATGGCAGCAGGCTGGAAGTGATATTTGGCGCACTGGCAGGCGCTACAGGTGTTTTTGTATCAGGTCTTATCCTTGCCTTAGCCTTATATACCTCTGGTGAGGCGTACTGGGCAACGGCAGGTTATGCGCTGGCAGCCCATGTGCCGGTCATGATTATTGAGGCTATCGTAGTGGGGGCATGTGTCACATTTTTAAAGAAGACCAGGCCGGATATACTTTGGGGGCATGTTCAGAAGGTTTAG
- a CDS encoding DUF4198 domain-containing protein — translation MTLSICTFAGSMAYAHFQMIIPSDEMVSQTEKREISLDVRFTHPFEGHGMNEVMPAKFGVVIGDKNIDLLNSLKEVKLKDRAGETFTAYKSTYALKQPGDHIFYVEPKPYWEPAEESFIVHYTKVIVNSLGMEEGWDQEVGLKTEIVPLTRPYGLWAGNVFQGIVQVNGKPVPYSEVEVEYYNEDGSVKAPADPMVTQVVKADGNGVFTYAMPRAGWWGFAALNTDENTMVHEGKDYPVEIGAVLWVKTYEMGKKK, via the coding sequence ATGACCCTATCCATCTGCACATTTGCGGGCAGTATGGCTTATGCCCATTTCCAGATGATCATCCCTTCTGATGAAATGGTTTCGCAGACTGAGAAGCGTGAGATTTCACTGGATGTCAGGTTTACCCACCCGTTTGAGGGGCATGGTATGAATGAAGTTATGCCTGCAAAGTTTGGTGTAGTGATTGGAGATAAGAATATTGATCTGCTGAATTCCCTCAAAGAGGTAAAGCTGAAAGACAGGGCAGGGGAAACGTTTACAGCATACAAGAGCACATACGCCTTGAAACAACCCGGTGATCATATATTCTATGTAGAGCCAAAACCATACTGGGAACCGGCCGAAGAATCTTTTATCGTTCACTACACAAAGGTGATCGTAAACTCCCTTGGCATGGAAGAGGGATGGGATCAGGAAGTGGGTCTTAAGACAGAGATAGTCCCTCTTACAAGACCATATGGCCTGTGGGCTGGTAATGTTTTTCAGGGGATCGTACAGGTTAATGGCAAGCCGGTCCCTTATTCAGAAGTTGAAGTGGAATACTACAATGAAGATGGCAGTGTAAAAGCCCCTGCAGACCCAATGGTAACGCAGGTGGTTAAGGCTGATGGGAATGGCGTCTTTACATATGCAATGCCCCGGGCAGGCTGGTGGGGTTTTGCTGCTCTGAATACGGATGAGAATACAATGGTACATGAAGGCAAGGATTACCCGGTAGAGATAGGCGCTGTGCTCTGGGTAAAGACGTATGAAATGGGGAAGAAAAAATAG
- a CDS encoding helix-hairpin-helix domain-containing protein, with translation MVKSIFTVSCLLLIFGITAVQSNFVRAEATGLVSGREMSVVNVNVASVSEMSAIPGLGEKKSQAIVQFREKHGPFVKVEDLKKVDGIGDKLLGKIRPYVTVKSDGAAKAQVKQ, from the coding sequence ATGGTGAAAAGCATATTTACAGTAAGTTGCCTGCTCCTGATATTTGGCATCACTGCTGTTCAATCCAATTTTGTAAGGGCAGAGGCAACAGGTTTAGTCTCTGGCAGAGAGATGTCAGTTGTTAATGTGAATGTTGCTTCTGTATCTGAGATGTCGGCAATACCCGGGCTCGGAGAAAAAAAGTCTCAGGCTATTGTTCAATTCAGGGAAAAACATGGTCCTTTTGTCAAGGTGGAAGATCTTAAAAAAGTGGATGGCATCGGAGATAAACTATTGGGAAAGATTAGGCCCTATGTTACCGTAAAATCCGACGGTGCGGCAAAAGCACAAGTCAAACAGTAA
- the cbiQ gene encoding cobalt ECF transporter T component CbiQ, which produces MAFDIDRFSHIESPVQRWDPRIKILSLVFFIFATALLRTIPVAAASLVIALIIIKITNIPFHFVANSIKVVVIFLVPFFLMLPFSYPGEPAFRIIGLPFAWEGFRLSILIFIKAAAIVLTTNAIFGSSRFDVSMIALQNLKCPKVLVQMILFTYRYLFVFMDEIKRMEKAMRSKGFVMGANMNTLRTVGNFVGALLIRSFERTSRVYSAMLSKGYEGELHSMVTFKAHGKDFVKAALVILVTFGVIAADIVGIFPVAVKGWY; this is translated from the coding sequence TTGGCGTTTGATATAGACAGGTTTTCTCATATTGAATCACCTGTTCAGAGGTGGGATCCCAGGATCAAAATCCTTTCTCTCGTTTTCTTTATTTTCGCAACTGCGCTCCTCAGGACCATTCCGGTTGCCGCAGCCTCGCTGGTAATTGCATTAATAATTATAAAGATTACGAATATCCCCTTTCATTTTGTTGCCAATAGCATAAAGGTCGTAGTCATCTTTCTTGTCCCTTTTTTTCTGATGCTCCCGTTCTCGTATCCAGGAGAACCTGCATTTCGTATTATAGGCCTCCCCTTTGCATGGGAGGGATTCCGTCTGTCCATCCTTATTTTTATCAAGGCGGCTGCCATCGTGTTGACGACTAATGCCATATTTGGTTCGTCCAGATTTGATGTCTCCATGATTGCCCTCCAGAACCTGAAATGTCCTAAAGTGCTTGTCCAGATGATTCTCTTCACATACCGTTATCTCTTTGTTTTCATGGATGAGATAAAACGGATGGAAAAGGCTATGCGATCTAAAGGGTTTGTGATGGGGGCAAATATGAATACCCTCCGGACAGTGGGTAATTTTGTCGGGGCCCTGCTAATCCGCAGTTTCGAGCGGACTTCCCGGGTGTACAGTGCCATGCTTTCAAAAGGGTATGAGGGTGAGCTTCACTCGATGGTCACCTTTAAGGCACATGGAAAGGATTTTGTAAAGGCGGCCCTGGTGATACTTGTTACTTTTGGGGTCATTGCAGCGGATATAGTCGGGATTTTTCCTGTTGCTGTTAAAGGGTGGTATTAG